A window of the Apostichopus japonicus isolate 1M-3 chromosome 8, ASM3797524v1, whole genome shotgun sequence genome harbors these coding sequences:
- the LOC139971912 gene encoding uncharacterized protein isoform X2 produces the protein MEHLNTFATDLQELPLSMRAFSLCLRSLYWDNALGSSSITAIKMNKLRDGTRKDALVYAKIVLPVSAHVMSLIEDFFQYYKELTLDEWRQNLDDILKAVQEHKQYCSEVAAMHEHILIPLKRRQDEAKVLMSELEGLTETYNEVKKKLEESAEKKTMYAFFLLYIPIPTLTPIVSGLLHLSANNDLAKAVAKGKQCDITESAVMLMSETMIPALSHFVNVIEVATSFFSVVEQDIMSFQRKGKQAITKKKKMHFRMMKSKAIEITRSCKAFFAMVPNVRTDFMCIPEKPDDKNYVDRWLYDRQKEIRMKYAKVLTDAAMTIFIKGLFQLNQVNQPMIEEKKDV, from the exons ATG GAGCACCTGAACACTTTCGCAACTGATCTGCAGGAACTACCGTTAAGCATGCGAGCATTTTCTCTTTGCTTGAGATCACTCTATTGGGACAATGCGTTAGGGTCTTCTTCAATCACAgcgataaaaatgaataaactgCGCGATGGCACAAGGAAAGATGCCTTAGTGTATGCAAAGATAGTTTTGCCTGTTTCTGCTCATGTAATGAGTTTAATCGAGGATTTTTTTCAGTACTACAAGGAACTAACCCTAGACGAGTGGAGACAAAATCTTGATGACATTCTTAAGGCCGTACAAGAACATAAACAGTACTGCTCGGAAGTCGCTGCAATGCACGAGCATATCCTGATTCCACTGAAAAGAAGGCAGGATGAAGCCAAAGTACTTATGTCTGAACTTGAAGGCCTCACCGAAACGTACAACGAAGTCAAAAAGAAATTGGAAGAATCTGCTGAGAAGAAAACAATGTATGCGTTTTTTCTCCTTTATATTCCAATTCCAACATTGACTCCAATTGTTTCTGGTCTTTTGCACCTGAGTGCAAACAATGACTTAGCTAAAGCAGTGGCAAAGGGCAAGCAATGCGACATCACTGAATCAGCTGTCATGTTGATGAGCGAAACTATGATTCCAGCCTTATCTCATTTCGTTAATGTAATTGAAGTTGCGACAAGCTTCTTCAGCGTTGTTGAACAAGATATCATGTCTTTTCAAAGGAAAGGGAAGCAGGcgataacaaagaaaaagaaaatgcattTCCGAATGATGAAGAGTAAAGCAATAGAGATCACGCGCAGCTGCAAAGCATTTTTCGCCATGGTCCCAAACGTAAGAACCGACTTTATGTGTATCCCGGAAAAGCCAGATGATAAGAACTACGTGGACAGATGGCTATATGATCGACAAAAGGAGATCAGGATGAAGTATGCTAAGGTGCTTACAGATGCGGCAATGACGATATTTATAAAGGGTCTTTTTCAATTGAACCAAGTGAACCAGCCCATGATTGAAGAGAAGAAGGATGTGTAG
- the LOC139971912 gene encoding uncharacterized protein isoform X1 — protein sequence MELNTLLLLLMGASLVQCQDDPVTIPTVLNILVVVVTLLALLTLYKLIKEVYTSVLATEDEDDSPEEDMEHLNTFATDLQELPLSMRAFSLCLRSLYWDNALGSSSITAIKMNKLRDGTRKDALVYAKIVLPVSAHVMSLIEDFFQYYKELTLDEWRQNLDDILKAVQEHKQYCSEVAAMHEHILIPLKRRQDEAKVLMSELEGLTETYNEVKKKLEESAEKKTMYAFFLLYIPIPTLTPIVSGLLHLSANNDLAKAVAKGKQCDITESAVMLMSETMIPALSHFVNVIEVATSFFSVVEQDIMSFQRKGKQAITKKKKMHFRMMKSKAIEITRSCKAFFAMVPNVRTDFMCIPEKPDDKNYVDRWLYDRQKEIRMKYAKVLTDAAMTIFIKGLFQLNQVNQPMIEEKKDV from the exons ATGGAACTGAATACCCTGTTATTACTGCTAATGGGAGCAAGTCTGGTACAGTGCCAAG ATGACCCTGTCACTATACCAACCGTTCTCAACATCTTGGTTGTCGTTGTAACTTTACTGGCTCTCCTTACACTTTATAAGTTAATTAA AGAGGTATATACATCTGTACTTGCTACCGAAGATGAAGATGATTCTCCTGAGGAGGACATG GAGCACCTGAACACTTTCGCAACTGATCTGCAGGAACTACCGTTAAGCATGCGAGCATTTTCTCTTTGCTTGAGATCACTCTATTGGGACAATGCGTTAGGGTCTTCTTCAATCACAgcgataaaaatgaataaactgCGCGATGGCACAAGGAAAGATGCCTTAGTGTATGCAAAGATAGTTTTGCCTGTTTCTGCTCATGTAATGAGTTTAATCGAGGATTTTTTTCAGTACTACAAGGAACTAACCCTAGACGAGTGGAGACAAAATCTTGATGACATTCTTAAGGCCGTACAAGAACATAAACAGTACTGCTCGGAAGTCGCTGCAATGCACGAGCATATCCTGATTCCACTGAAAAGAAGGCAGGATGAAGCCAAAGTACTTATGTCTGAACTTGAAGGCCTCACCGAAACGTACAACGAAGTCAAAAAGAAATTGGAAGAATCTGCTGAGAAGAAAACAATGTATGCGTTTTTTCTCCTTTATATTCCAATTCCAACATTGACTCCAATTGTTTCTGGTCTTTTGCACCTGAGTGCAAACAATGACTTAGCTAAAGCAGTGGCAAAGGGCAAGCAATGCGACATCACTGAATCAGCTGTCATGTTGATGAGCGAAACTATGATTCCAGCCTTATCTCATTTCGTTAATGTAATTGAAGTTGCGACAAGCTTCTTCAGCGTTGTTGAACAAGATATCATGTCTTTTCAAAGGAAAGGGAAGCAGGcgataacaaagaaaaagaaaatgcattTCCGAATGATGAAGAGTAAAGCAATAGAGATCACGCGCAGCTGCAAAGCATTTTTCGCCATGGTCCCAAACGTAAGAACCGACTTTATGTGTATCCCGGAAAAGCCAGATGATAAGAACTACGTGGACAGATGGCTATATGATCGACAAAAGGAGATCAGGATGAAGTATGCTAAGGTGCTTACAGATGCGGCAATGACGATATTTATAAAGGGTCTTTTTCAATTGAACCAAGTGAACCAGCCCATGATTGAAGAGAAGAAGGATGTGTAG